Proteins encoded in a region of the Sulfurovum xiamenensis genome:
- a CDS encoding class II 3-deoxy-7-phosphoheptulonate synthase, with product MSWTPGSWRNFPIKQQPTYQDQELLKKVEAELSSYPPLIFAGEARDLKEKLAKAGRGEAFLLQGGDCAESFSDFNAKNIKNLFRLMLQMNMVLMYGTGKPVVKVGRIAGQFAKPRSSDFEEIDGVKLPSYRGDIINSIEFTEAARVPNPKNMLKAYNQSAATLNLVRAFARGGLADLTKVHQWNLEFIRDNPLGKRYDALSTKIDHAMKFMAACGLNSDTMPQLHQTTLYTSHEALLLNYEEALTRQDSETGEWYDCSAHMLWIGDRTRDLNEAHIEYFRGIKNPIGCKVGPTMGEDELIELIDALNPDNEEGRLNLIVRMGASKIREYFPKLLKRVRDEGKNVVWSCDPMHGNVEKSSTGFKTRDFDNILSEVEQFVAIHKEMGTVAAGIHLEMTGNDVTECTGSTSCAITDEGLASRYHTQCDPRLNASQALELAFMLSHKDDDSE from the coding sequence ATGAGTTGGACACCAGGCAGTTGGAGAAATTTTCCCATAAAGCAACAACCAACATATCAAGACCAAGAACTTCTTAAAAAAGTAGAAGCTGAATTAAGTTCTTATCCACCACTTATTTTTGCAGGTGAGGCAAGAGACTTGAAAGAGAAACTGGCAAAAGCTGGACGCGGGGAAGCATTTTTACTCCAAGGCGGAGATTGTGCAGAGAGCTTTTCTGACTTTAATGCAAAAAATATTAAAAATCTTTTTAGGCTGATGCTTCAGATGAACATGGTTTTGATGTATGGTACAGGTAAGCCAGTGGTCAAAGTAGGACGTATTGCCGGACAATTTGCAAAACCGAGATCCTCTGATTTTGAAGAGATTGATGGTGTTAAGTTACCAAGCTACCGTGGGGATATCATTAATAGTATCGAGTTTACTGAAGCAGCAAGGGTACCGAATCCTAAAAATATGCTAAAAGCCTATAATCAGTCTGCTGCGACACTGAATCTTGTGCGTGCGTTTGCAAGAGGCGGTTTGGCAGATCTTACTAAAGTACACCAATGGAACCTTGAGTTTATTAGAGACAATCCGCTTGGAAAGCGTTATGATGCGCTCAGTACTAAAATCGACCATGCAATGAAGTTTATGGCAGCCTGTGGACTGAATAGTGATACAATGCCACAACTACACCAAACCACACTCTATACATCACATGAAGCATTGCTTCTTAACTATGAAGAGGCATTGACCAGACAAGACTCTGAGACCGGTGAATGGTATGACTGTTCAGCCCATATGCTATGGATAGGTGATAGAACAAGAGATCTCAATGAAGCACATATCGAATACTTTAGAGGGATCAAAAACCCTATCGGCTGTAAAGTTGGTCCAACGATGGGAGAAGATGAACTTATCGAGCTTATTGATGCATTGAACCCGGATAACGAAGAGGGAAGATTGAACCTTATCGTACGTATGGGTGCCAGTAAGATCAGAGAGTATTTCCCTAAATTACTTAAGCGTGTAAGAGATGAAGGGAAAAATGTTGTATGGTCTTGCGATCCTATGCATGGAAATGTTGAAAAGAGTTCAACTGGGTTCAAAACCAGGGATTTTGATAACATTCTTTCTGAAGTAGAACAGTTCGTGGCTATTCATAAAGAGATGGGTACTGTCGCTGCAGGTATACACTTGGAGATGACGGGAAATGATGTGACTGAGTGTACAGGTAGTACATCGTGTGCCATTACGGATGAAGGACTTGCAAGCCGTTACCATACCCAGTGTGACCCTAGACTGAATGCATCTCAAGCCTTGGAGCTTGCATTTATGCTTTCACATAAAGATGACGACTCTGAATAG
- a CDS encoding bifunctional riboflavin kinase/FAD synthetase — protein MSLRNQIKHIAIGSFDGIHLGHQALIDKVDALVIIERNTGYLTPGYKRSLFTSKACCFYHFDKIKSLTPEAFVHKLEADFPALETIVVGYDFHFGKDKAGNAQMMKTLTNKDISIVKQVTLGETPVHSRIIKTYLREGKIELANQLLGRTYYIEGRVVPGQGLGKKELVPTINLHVQEYQLPMEGVYATRTCIDGQWLDSVSFLGHRVTTDDSYAVETHILEQEIGEVSGEVALEFVDFIRMNQKFDSLDALREQILDDITAAKKRLSSNEI, from the coding sequence TTGTCTTTGCGAAATCAGATCAAGCATATCGCCATAGGCTCATTTGACGGTATACATCTTGGACATCAGGCGCTTATAGATAAGGTAGATGCACTGGTGATCATAGAGAGAAATACCGGTTACTTGACACCGGGATACAAACGTTCACTTTTTACTTCTAAAGCATGCTGCTTTTACCATTTTGACAAGATAAAATCATTGACACCTGAAGCATTTGTCCATAAACTGGAAGCTGATTTTCCTGCACTCGAAACGATCGTAGTGGGGTATGATTTTCATTTTGGCAAAGATAAAGCAGGGAATGCGCAGATGATGAAAACACTGACGAATAAAGATATCTCCATCGTTAAACAGGTCACACTTGGGGAGACACCGGTACACTCCCGTATCATCAAAACGTATCTGCGTGAAGGAAAGATCGAACTGGCAAATCAATTACTGGGTAGAACCTATTATATAGAAGGCAGGGTGGTGCCAGGACAGGGACTGGGTAAAAAAGAGTTGGTTCCCACGATCAATTTGCATGTACAAGAGTATCAACTCCCAATGGAAGGTGTCTATGCCACACGTACCTGTATTGATGGTCAATGGTTGGACTCTGTAAGCTTTTTGGGGCATCGTGTGACAACAGATGACTCCTATGCCGTAGAGACACATATCTTAGAACAAGAGATCGGTGAAGTAAGTGGAGAAGTTGCACTGGAATTTGTAGACTTTATCCGTATGAATCAAAAGTTTGATAGTTTAGATGCCCTGAGGGAACAAATTCTTGATGATATCACGGCAGCAAAAAAGAGATTATCATCAAATGAGATCTAG
- a CDS encoding response regulator transcription factor, with the protein MINILMIEDDTEFAELLTEYLAQYDIKVTNYEDPYLGLSAGVKKYDLLILDLTLPGMDGLEVCKEVVEKYDIPIIISSARSDINDKVEGFALGADDYLPKPYDPKEMYARITSLLRRYSKSEHNKIATPKSDFELKGDTIYFKGEALSLTPAEFEVLSLLVKHQGITQSREQIINTSRAMSMDSQGKSLDVIISKIRTKLGDNKRIQAVRGVGYKLV; encoded by the coding sequence ATGATAAATATTTTAATGATTGAAGATGATACAGAGTTTGCAGAACTACTCACGGAGTATCTTGCACAATATGATATCAAGGTCACGAACTATGAAGATCCTTATCTTGGTCTGAGTGCCGGTGTGAAGAAATACGACCTACTCATCTTGGACCTTACACTTCCAGGGATGGATGGCCTTGAAGTCTGTAAAGAGGTGGTGGAAAAATATGATATTCCTATTATTATCTCATCCGCACGTTCGGACATCAATGACAAAGTGGAGGGTTTTGCACTGGGTGCCGATGACTACCTGCCTAAACCCTATGACCCCAAAGAGATGTATGCACGTATCACTTCACTGCTTAGACGTTACTCGAAATCAGAACATAACAAAATTGCCACACCTAAAAGTGATTTTGAACTGAAAGGGGATACCATCTATTTTAAAGGAGAAGCACTCTCTTTGACACCTGCTGAATTTGAAGTCCTCTCCCTACTGGTAAAACATCAAGGCATTACACAATCCCGTGAACAGATCATCAATACTTCCAGGGCTATGAGTATGGATTCACAAGGGAAAAGTCTGGATGTCATTATCTCAAAGATACGTACAAAACTGGGTGATAACAAACGTATACAGGCCGTGCGTGGTGTAGGATATAAACTCGTATGA
- the cmoA gene encoding carboxy-S-adenosyl-L-methionine synthase CmoA, giving the protein MQDKVFNKPIEKKFEFDEAVASVFDDMLSRSVPFYDEVRKLIISLILAEQKEGKKVLDLGSSTAKFLLDLHSKMDVKMQLKGLDNSQAMLNRAEQKCQAFGANIELELADMLTYDYQEEDIIVANYTLQFIRPMQRVELIKKLYQGLNEDGMFIFSEKVVFEDKKLDKELIDIYYEYKKGQGYSDYEIAQKREALENVLIPFTIKENIQMCRDAGFKRIETIFQWANFVTFVAKK; this is encoded by the coding sequence ATGCAAGATAAAGTGTTTAATAAGCCTATAGAAAAAAAATTTGAATTTGATGAAGCAGTCGCGTCTGTGTTCGATGATATGTTGAGCCGTTCCGTGCCTTTTTATGATGAAGTACGCAAGTTGATCATCTCTTTGATACTTGCAGAACAAAAAGAGGGTAAAAAAGTGCTTGATCTTGGTTCTTCTACCGCGAAGTTCCTACTCGATCTTCACAGTAAAATGGATGTCAAGATGCAACTCAAAGGTTTGGATAATTCACAGGCGATGTTAAATAGGGCAGAGCAAAAATGTCAGGCTTTCGGTGCAAACATAGAGTTGGAATTGGCTGATATGCTGACCTATGACTACCAAGAAGAAGATATCATAGTGGCAAACTATACGTTACAGTTCATCCGGCCTATGCAGCGTGTTGAACTTATAAAGAAGTTGTATCAAGGATTAAACGAAGATGGGATGTTCATTTTTTCTGAGAAAGTGGTTTTTGAAGATAAAAAGCTTGACAAGGAGCTCATCGATATCTATTATGAGTATAAAAAAGGGCAGGGATACAGTGACTATGAGATCGCACAAAAGCGCGAAGCGCTGGAGAATGTACTGATCCCTTTCACCATCAAAGAGAATATCCAGATGTGCAGGGATGCAGGATTTAAGCGTATTGAAACGATCTTTCAATGGGCAAATTTTGTGACCTTTGTTGCAAAAAAGTAA
- a CDS encoding diguanylate cyclase domain-containing protein has translation MEKLTILIVDDDKTTTSILNHMLYGYTDHILTASNGLEGLELYQTHQPDIILSDINMPHMNGLEMVEEIRKEDEHVKIAIFTDFEKRDILLKAIELGVNQFLSKPFASKSFSKTIQSLYDDVIEKRRSNREIQRQQNILHAINEMSHNFLQQSDWMQALKKEMQNLKEASDMSSIFIYQNEEDENNLSAQKLLYINDNPEAKSKKRIHYRKHYFMRWKNQLEKNLSINGSREDYDKSKKKLLDLFKINSLLILPIFVQDKWWGFLGIGDEHKETLESTNVEMLSTAASIIGAAINNRNNLKSLEMSSAVYEHTMDGVLITDSNNRILHVNDAFVDITGYSLENVLGKDPKILKSGKHDNHFYQKIWNQLSENGYWQGEITNRKKNGEIYIEWLSINTIKNAQGKIENFIGIFSDVTHQRKDAHDHAYLATHDPLTGLSNRLLFNDRLEHAINHADRFKKCISLIFCDLDNFKPINDTFGHTIGDEILKRVGSALQGILRKEDTICRFGGDEFVILVEELHSFEYLNEILSRINALTHTPCVIEGNTISIGMSIGASIYPDDGVTPEDLIKSADSAMYKAKNSGKNRIEYSQPDPDLYCLKKYNNMDEADIHYTT, from the coding sequence ATGGAAAAATTAACTATACTTATTGTAGATGATGACAAAACTACTACCTCTATACTTAACCATATGTTATATGGGTATACAGATCATATACTCACGGCATCCAATGGACTAGAGGGACTTGAACTCTATCAGACACATCAACCGGATATTATTCTCTCTGATATCAACATGCCGCATATGAATGGCCTGGAGATGGTTGAAGAGATAAGAAAAGAAGATGAACATGTGAAGATAGCCATCTTTACAGACTTTGAAAAACGTGATATTCTCCTTAAAGCGATCGAGCTTGGAGTGAATCAGTTCCTTTCCAAGCCGTTTGCCTCTAAAAGCTTTTCCAAGACCATACAAAGCCTTTATGATGATGTCATAGAGAAAAGACGTAGTAACCGAGAGATTCAGAGACAACAAAATATACTTCATGCCATCAATGAGATGTCACATAACTTTTTACAACAATCAGATTGGATGCAAGCACTCAAAAAAGAGATGCAGAATCTTAAAGAAGCTTCTGACATGTCATCCATATTTATCTACCAAAATGAGGAGGATGAAAATAACCTTTCAGCACAAAAACTTCTCTATATCAATGATAACCCTGAGGCAAAAAGTAAAAAACGTATCCACTACCGTAAACACTATTTCATGCGTTGGAAGAACCAATTAGAGAAAAATCTCTCTATCAATGGAAGCAGAGAGGATTATGACAAGTCAAAAAAGAAACTCTTGGACCTCTTTAAGATCAATTCTCTGCTCATATTGCCTATCTTTGTACAAGATAAATGGTGGGGTTTTCTTGGTATTGGAGATGAGCACAAGGAAACACTCGAATCCACCAATGTTGAAATGCTCAGTACTGCTGCATCCATCATCGGCGCGGCTATAAATAACAGAAACAACCTCAAATCACTTGAAATGTCTTCCGCAGTCTATGAACACACCATGGATGGTGTCTTGATCACAGACAGCAATAACCGTATTCTACATGTGAATGATGCATTTGTCGATATAACAGGTTATTCACTGGAGAATGTGCTGGGTAAAGATCCCAAGATCCTCAAATCCGGGAAACACGATAATCACTTTTACCAGAAAATATGGAACCAATTGTCTGAGAATGGATACTGGCAAGGAGAGATCACCAATCGTAAAAAAAACGGTGAGATCTATATTGAGTGGCTCAGTATCAATACGATCAAAAATGCTCAGGGTAAGATCGAAAATTTTATCGGCATCTTTTCCGATGTCACACACCAGCGAAAAGATGCACATGACCATGCCTACTTAGCCACACATGATCCCCTTACCGGTCTATCCAACCGACTCTTATTCAATGATAGATTGGAACATGCGATCAACCACGCAGACCGGTTCAAGAAATGTATCAGTCTTATATTTTGTGACTTGGATAATTTTAAACCGATCAATGATACTTTTGGTCATACTATAGGTGATGAGATACTCAAAAGAGTAGGAAGTGCGCTCCAAGGGATCTTAAGAAAAGAGGATACCATATGTCGTTTCGGCGGGGATGAATTTGTCATCCTTGTTGAAGAGTTACATAGTTTTGAATATCTGAACGAAATTTTAAGTAGGATCAATGCACTGACACATACACCTTGTGTCATCGAAGGAAATACGATCTCCATAGGGATGAGTATCGGTGCATCCATCTATCCCGATGACGGTGTCACACCAGAAGACTTGATAAAATCTGCTGATTCAGCAATGTACAAAGCAAAGAACAGTGGTAAAAATCGTATAGAGTATTCTCAGCCAGATCCGGATCTTTATTGTCTTAAAAAATATAACAACATGGATGAGGCAGACATACACTACACTACGTAG
- a CDS encoding shikimate dehydrogenase, translating to MKQLFAIFGNPVSHSKSPLMHNLSFQGLKFDGCYARYLLEEGSRLKETFFSLGLKGINITVPHKEHAYAACDVLDPFAQKVGAVNTIVEKEGKLYGYNTDAPGFLKAISEFENVKTVLFLGAGGTAKSTSIILKEAGYEVTILNRSGDRLTYFKENGFETYTFEDFRPKPYDLVINMTSAGLEDDALPAPSDILEKVIPTAKACVDVIYGKETPFLKLAKNQNKPTKDGSDMLLYQGIIAFEYFTDHTFSFEEIKPYMQKAFIL from the coding sequence ATGAAACAGCTCTTTGCCATCTTTGGAAATCCAGTTTCCCACTCCAAATCCCCACTGATGCACAACCTCTCGTTTCAAGGGCTGAAGTTTGACGGATGTTATGCCCGCTATCTACTTGAAGAGGGGAGCAGGCTCAAAGAAACCTTCTTTTCACTTGGCCTCAAAGGTATCAACATCACTGTACCTCATAAAGAGCATGCCTATGCTGCGTGTGATGTACTGGATCCTTTTGCCCAAAAAGTGGGTGCGGTCAATACCATCGTTGAAAAAGAGGGAAAACTCTATGGATACAATACAGATGCTCCAGGTTTTTTAAAAGCCATATCTGAATTCGAAAATGTCAAAACCGTCCTTTTTTTAGGTGCGGGAGGTACAGCCAAGTCTACTTCTATCATCCTCAAAGAAGCTGGCTATGAGGTAACCATTCTTAATCGCAGTGGAGATAGGCTCACCTATTTCAAAGAAAATGGATTTGAAACCTATACCTTTGAGGATTTCCGGCCAAAGCCCTATGACCTAGTGATCAATATGACTTCTGCCGGGCTTGAAGATGATGCACTACCGGCTCCATCTGACATACTTGAAAAAGTGATACCTACCGCAAAAGCCTGTGTAGATGTGATCTATGGGAAAGAGACACCCTTTTTAAAACTTGCAAAAAACCAGAATAAACCGACAAAAGACGGTTCTGATATGCTGCTCTATCAGGGAATCATCGCTTTTGAGTATTTTACAGACCATACTTTTAGCTTTGAAGAGATCAAACCATATATGCAAAAAGCATTTATACTCTAA
- a CDS encoding SPOR domain-containing protein: MHDHNLDDLIIDNIEPKNSKTKSFLTIIALLIVVLIVAIILTKILLKTPDENRLAFEEDTTELIAPELQLKETPEPKKVKEEPSLSNIVESKPQTPLVETKKESIEPSTVVVQKEPVLSNIEDQEIQAPVSQIGKENMVQESSEKAEKDAADIAYWKKMQEKRKAEQLAYESMKQSKPTVTIKEEKTVKPKTIKTPTPVVTSVKKPVKRPVASKPVPKTVSTGRYYVQVGAYRQEPSQRFISVIQNNGYKYIMTKPNRSGIKRLLIGPYSDKESVKRVLLDVRDRIHKQAFVTTR; encoded by the coding sequence ATGCATGATCACAATCTTGATGACTTGATTATCGATAATATCGAACCGAAAAACAGTAAAACCAAAAGCTTTTTAACCATTATCGCATTACTGATCGTTGTATTGATAGTGGCTATTATCCTCACTAAGATCTTACTGAAAACGCCCGATGAGAATAGGCTTGCGTTTGAAGAAGATACCACAGAGTTGATAGCGCCAGAGCTCCAGTTAAAAGAGACCCCTGAGCCAAAAAAGGTAAAAGAAGAGCCATCACTTTCAAACATTGTAGAAAGTAAACCTCAAACACCTTTGGTTGAAACAAAAAAAGAGAGCATTGAACCATCGACCGTAGTGGTCCAAAAAGAACCTGTGCTTTCAAATATAGAGGATCAAGAGATTCAAGCACCTGTTTCTCAAATAGGCAAGGAAAATATGGTTCAAGAGTCTTCAGAAAAAGCAGAAAAAGATGCTGCTGACATAGCCTATTGGAAAAAAATGCAAGAGAAGAGGAAGGCTGAACAATTAGCTTACGAATCCATGAAACAGAGTAAGCCAACCGTAACGATCAAAGAAGAAAAAACAGTCAAGCCTAAAACAATAAAAACACCTACACCGGTAGTTACTTCTGTGAAAAAACCGGTAAAGAGACCTGTAGCTTCCAAGCCTGTCCCTAAAACCGTTTCTACAGGAAGATATTATGTACAAGTGGGGGCCTATAGACAAGAACCAAGTCAACGTTTTATATCGGTCATTCAAAACAATGGGTACAAATATATCATGACAAAACCTAATAGAAGCGGTATCAAAAGATTACTCATAGGTCCTTATAGTGATAAAGAGTCCGTAAAACGTGTTCTCCTTGATGTGAGAGACCGTATACATAAACAAGCTTTTGTAACAACAAGGTAG
- the tlyA gene encoding 23S rRNA (cytidine-2'-O)-methyltransferase TlyA: MRLDKYLVEEGYFESRNRANDAIKAGQVLVDGKKAKASAKVDENSIVEVEDTKFYVSRAARKLENFLAEYPMDLKGKRALDIGSSTGGFAQIILENGVTSLSCVDVGKDQLHVSLRNNAKLSLYEETDIREFKSDVGFELITCDVSFISILQIIEDIDRLAHNGTDIIILYKPQFEVGKDVKRDSRGVVQDIDAIARRKEAFEAQAEKLGWELCYQARSQVQGKEGNQEYLYHFRKKEK; encoded by the coding sequence GTGAGACTGGATAAATATTTGGTAGAAGAGGGTTATTTTGAGAGTCGTAACCGTGCAAATGATGCGATCAAAGCCGGACAGGTCCTGGTAGACGGCAAGAAGGCCAAAGCTTCAGCCAAAGTAGATGAGAACAGCATCGTCGAAGTGGAAGATACGAAATTTTATGTGAGCCGTGCAGCGCGCAAGCTGGAGAACTTTTTGGCTGAGTATCCCATGGACTTGAAAGGGAAAAGAGCATTGGATATAGGTTCCAGTACGGGTGGCTTTGCTCAGATCATACTTGAGAATGGTGTGACAAGCCTCTCCTGTGTGGATGTAGGTAAAGACCAACTGCATGTCTCACTTCGCAACAATGCAAAACTTTCATTGTATGAAGAGACTGATATCCGAGAATTTAAAAGTGATGTTGGTTTTGAACTGATCACTTGTGATGTTTCGTTCATCTCCATACTGCAGATCATTGAGGACATAGACAGACTTGCTCACAACGGTACAGATATCATTATACTCTATAAACCACAGTTCGAAGTGGGGAAGGATGTAAAGCGTGACAGCAGAGGTGTAGTACAGGATATTGATGCGATAGCCAGACGCAAAGAGGCATTTGAAGCTCAGGCTGAAAAGCTGGGATGGGAGCTTTGCTACCAGGCACGTTCGCAGGTCCAAGGTAAAGAGGGTAATCAAGAGTATCTGTATCATTTTAGAAAGAAGGAGAAGTAG
- a CDS encoding ArsS family sensor histidine kinase, translating into MIITSLRSKIRLVFSVTLLLLGALFIFSIKYDHAMIEERNIAQEQAISHYLYTYYLKYGKIDEAYLEAQNVSLITDKGMVVQIERFFKEKGELKRYAVDTFHLKRIIIINNDRFKLILENKNKPQFPIKRVLIFSTVFLLIIFLYLWIMKSLQPLSALKSQIKTFSKGNLDIECKSDKKDEIAEVANEFDHAVTMIRELLHSRQLFLRAIMHELKTPIAKGRLVSEMLEDEKNKARMHSIFERLNLLIDEFAKIEQITSKNFELTIKPYKMSDLLEASEDMLMIENPKRLITTNIEKDYSLSVDFELFTLVIKNLLDNGIKYSTDKYITVTINDNKLTIRNKGEALPEPLENYFKPFHASKKGLGLGLYIVKSILDIHQMELHYQHEDGENIFTLV; encoded by the coding sequence ATGATCATCACATCATTACGCAGTAAAATAAGACTGGTATTTTCTGTTACTTTACTTCTGTTGGGTGCACTGTTTATCTTTTCTATCAAATATGACCATGCAATGATAGAAGAGAGGAATATTGCACAAGAACAGGCCATTTCCCATTATCTTTATACCTATTATCTAAAATACGGGAAGATCGATGAAGCCTATCTTGAGGCACAGAATGTGTCACTCATTACAGATAAAGGCATGGTCGTTCAGATAGAACGTTTTTTCAAAGAGAAAGGTGAACTTAAACGTTATGCCGTAGACACCTTCCATTTAAAGCGTATCATCATCATCAACAATGATCGATTTAAACTGATACTTGAAAACAAGAATAAACCACAGTTCCCGATTAAACGTGTCCTCATTTTCTCCACTGTCTTTCTTCTCATTATCTTTTTATATCTGTGGATCATGAAAAGTTTACAACCGCTTTCCGCACTCAAAAGCCAGATCAAGACCTTCTCTAAAGGTAACCTGGATATAGAGTGTAAAAGTGATAAGAAAGATGAGATAGCCGAGGTAGCGAATGAATTTGATCATGCCGTTACCATGATACGTGAACTTCTGCATTCCCGCCAACTCTTTTTACGTGCCATCATGCATGAGCTTAAAACACCTATCGCCAAAGGGCGTCTTGTCAGTGAAATGCTTGAGGATGAGAAAAATAAAGCCCGTATGCACAGTATCTTTGAAAGACTGAACCTTCTTATCGATGAATTTGCAAAGATCGAGCAGATCACTTCCAAGAACTTTGAACTGACGATCAAACCTTACAAGATGAGCGACCTGCTTGAAGCCAGTGAAGATATGCTGATGATAGAGAACCCAAAACGTCTTATCACAACGAACATTGAAAAAGATTATAGTCTATCGGTTGATTTTGAACTTTTCACACTTGTGATCAAGAACCTTCTTGATAACGGTATAAAATACAGTACGGACAAATATATTACCGTGACCATAAATGACAACAAACTGACAATCAGGAATAAAGGTGAAGCGTTGCCAGAGCCGTTAGAAAATTATTTCAAACCTTTCCATGCCTCTAAAAAAGGATTAGGGTTAGGACTCTATATTGTAAAGAGTATTTTGGATATTCATCAAATGGAGTTACACTATCAGCATGAAGATGGAGAAAACATCTTCACACTGGTATAG
- a CDS encoding anthranilate synthase component I family protein, which produces MHKTILFDQLTPVALYGKIKEIFPNEVTMLFESVVNTSDGNFSFITVGAQERLSYKDKTTVYTDKSGHKKTLKEDPFTFLKTYYKSIDQAAYKEKASELGFSFVDGFIGFIAYDMVKVFEPVLEESMDALLDPLDTPDLDLVRPKIIIAYSHKNATLTILLNDDSMKKGVSAIEAILTNACTPMSLKPVELEGEGSFSIDEERFKALVVESKENIRSGDIFQILLANRYTQKGKIDPLSFYRILRSKNPSPYLFLLDYEDFSICGSSPEVMVRLTDGEILLRPIAGTRKRGKNKARDKELELEMLNDPKECAEHLMLIDLGRNDVGRVAQTGTVKVTDMMRVEKYSHVMHMVSDVEAMLQEDKDMFDLFAATFTAGTMTGAPKIEAMKLIAQYEGLKRGFYSGSVGYFSFDGNMDSAIAIRTSLIKPDSITLQAGAGVVADSKPELEYLEVKNKLGALLSTLKEMETL; this is translated from the coding sequence ATGCACAAAACAATACTTTTTGATCAACTTACTCCTGTTGCACTCTATGGGAAAATAAAAGAGATTTTTCCCAATGAAGTCACCATGCTTTTTGAGAGTGTCGTCAATACCAGTGACGGTAACTTCTCTTTTATCACAGTAGGTGCACAAGAGCGTCTCAGCTATAAAGATAAAACAACTGTCTATACGGATAAAAGCGGTCATAAAAAAACCTTAAAAGAAGACCCCTTTACTTTTTTAAAAACATATTATAAGAGTATTGATCAGGCTGCCTATAAAGAAAAAGCATCAGAACTTGGTTTCTCTTTTGTGGATGGCTTTATAGGTTTTATCGCCTATGATATGGTCAAAGTATTTGAACCTGTGCTCGAAGAGAGTATGGATGCACTGCTCGACCCGCTTGATACACCTGATCTTGATCTGGTACGTCCAAAGATCATCATTGCCTACTCACACAAAAATGCAACACTCACCATACTCCTGAATGATGACTCTATGAAAAAGGGAGTGAGTGCTATCGAAGCTATCTTGACAAACGCATGCACACCAATGTCTCTTAAGCCGGTAGAACTTGAGGGTGAAGGCAGTTTCAGTATCGATGAAGAACGTTTTAAAGCACTGGTTGTAGAGTCTAAAGAGAATATACGTTCCGGCGATATTTTCCAAATACTTTTGGCCAACCGATATACACAAAAAGGAAAAATAGACCCGCTTAGTTTTTACAGAATTCTTCGTTCTAAAAACCCTTCCCCTTATCTTTTCTTGCTGGACTATGAAGATTTCTCTATCTGTGGTTCTTCACCGGAAGTCATGGTACGTCTGACAGACGGTGAGATACTTCTACGTCCGATCGCAGGTACGCGTAAACGGGGTAAAAATAAAGCACGTGACAAAGAGTTGGAGCTTGAGATGCTCAATGATCCTAAAGAGTGTGCAGAGCACCTTATGCTCATAGACCTGGGACGTAATGATGTAGGACGTGTAGCACAGACTGGTACGGTAAAAGTCACAGATATGATGCGTGTAGAGAAGTACTCTCACGTGATGCATATGGTATCGGATGTCGAAGCGATGTTACAAGAGGATAAAGATATGTTTGACCTCTTCGCTGCCACTTTTACAGCGGGAACCATGACAGGTGCCCCTAAAATAGAAGCCATGAAGCTCATCGCACAATATGAAGGGTTAAAACGTGGATTCTACTCTGGTTCTGTAGGATACTTCTCTTTTGATGGGAACATGGATTCAGCCATCGCCATACGTACTTCACTTATCAAACCAGACTCTATCACCCTACAGGCTGGTGCCGGAGTGGTTGCCGATTCAAAACCGGAACTGGAATATCTGGAAGTGAAAAATAAACTAGGTGCACTGCTCTCCACACTCAAAGAGATGGAGACACTCTAA